In the genome of Parus major isolate Abel chromosome 2, Parus_major1.1, whole genome shotgun sequence, one region contains:
- the SOCS6 gene encoding suppressor of cytokine signaling 6, translated as MKKISLKTIRKSFNLNKSKDESDFVVVQQPSLSEFGKDDSLFGSCYGKDLASCEVNSEDEKGGKNRSKSESLMGTLKRRLSAKQKQKGKGSTPSVSSADDDTFSSSSAPITFKDVRAQRPLRSTSLRNHHYSPTPWPLRPTNSEETCIKMEVKVKALVHSSNPSPALNGVRKDFHDLQSENVFQEQTNALKNTESQNGDLHLHIDEHVPVVIGLMPQDYIQYTVPLDEGMYPLEGSRSYCLDSSSPMEVSTVSSQVGGNAFHEDESQVDQDVVVAPDIFVDQTVNGLLIGTTGVMLQSPRVNHSDVPPLSPLLPPMQNNQIQRNFNGLNGTDAHVAESMRCHLNFDPNTAPGVGRVYDSVQNSGPMVVTSLTEELKKLAKQGWYWGPITRWEAEGKLANVPDGSFLVRDSSDDRYLLSLSFRSHGKTLHTRIEHSNGRFSFYEQPDVEGHTSIVDLIEHSIRDSENGAFCYSRSRLPGSATYPVRLTNPVSRFMQVRSLQYLCRFVIRQYTRIDLIQKLPLPNKMKDYLQEKHY; from the coding sequence atgaagaaaatcagtCTCAAAACAATTCGCAAGTCCTTTAacttaaataaaagtaaagatGAAAGTGACTTTGTAGTGGTTCAGCAGCCATCATTAAGTGAATTTGGAAAAGATGACTCCTTGTTTGGCAGCTGCTATGGTAAAGATTTGGCGAGCTGTGAAGTCAATAGTGAAGATGAAAAAGGAGGCAAAAATAGATCAAAAAGTGAAAGTTTAATGGGTACGTTAAAAAGGAGgctttcagcaaaacaaaaacagaaaggCAAAGGCAGCACACCATCTGTAAGCTCTGCAGATGAtgacacattttcttcctcatctgcTCCAATAACCTTCAAAGATGTGCGAGCTCAAAGACCTCTGAGATCCACTTCCCTCCGTAATCACCATTACAGCCCAACTCCATGGCCCCTTCGACCTACAAATTCAGAAGAGACTTGCATCAAAATGGAAGTGAAAGTCAAGGCCTTGGTCCATTCCTCTAATCCAAGCCCAGCACTGAATGGTGTTCGAAAAGACTTCCATGATTTGCAGTCAGAAAATGTGTTCCAGGAACAAAccaatgcattaaaaaatacgGAATCTCAGAACGGGGACTTGCATCTTCATATTGATGAACATGTGCCTGTAGTTATTGGATTAATGCCTCAGGACTACATTCAGTATACTGTGCCTTTAGATGAGGGAATGTATCCTTTGGAAGGATCACGTAGTTACTGTCTGGATAGTTCCTCACCCATGGAAGTTTCAACTGTTTCTTCTCAAGTGGGGGGAAACGCTTTCCATGAAGATGAGAGCCAAGTGGATCAGGATGTAGTCGTTGCACCGGATATCTTTGTGGACCAGACGGTGAATGGTTTGTTGATTGGTACCACAGGAGTCATGTTGCAAAGCCCAAGAGTTAATCATAGCGATGTCCCTCCACTCTCACCTTTGCTACCTCCAATGCAGAATAATCAAATCCAAAGGAACTTCAATGGATTAAATGGCACAGATGCCCACGTGGCTGAAAGTATGCGCTGCCATTTGAATTTTGATCCTAACACTGCCCCAGGAGTTGGAAGAGTTTATGACTCTGTACAGAACAGCGGTCCTATGGTTGTGACTAGCCTCacagaagaactgaaaaaacTTGCAAAACAAGGATGGTACTGGGGCCCCATTACACGttgggaggcagagggaaaatTAGCTAATGTGCCTGATGGCTCGTTTCTCGTTAGAGATAGTTCTGATGATCGTTATCTTTTAAGTTTGAGTTTTCGTTCCCATGGAAAGACTCTTCATACTAGAATTGAACACTCAAATGGTAGGTTTAGTTTTTATGAACAGCCAGATGTGGAGGGACATACATCTATAGTTGACTTAATTGAACATTCAATCAGGGACTCTGAAAATGGAGCTTTCTGCTATTCAAGATCCCGGCTGCCTGGATCTGCAACTTACCCAGTGAGACTGACAAATCCAGTATCCCGGTTTATGCAGGTGCGCTCTTTACAGTACCTGTGTCGTTTTGTAATACGTCAATACACCAGAATAGACCTGATTCAAAAACTGCCTTTGCCAAACAAAATGAAGGATTATTTACAGGAAAAGCACTACTGA